In Macadamia integrifolia cultivar HAES 741 chromosome 13, SCU_Mint_v3, whole genome shotgun sequence, one DNA window encodes the following:
- the LOC122059004 gene encoding protein ALP1-like: MVTAVEQYKKLFLCKKPYRNETRRGSVETQRIIGHTDKTCRNMIRMSRKAFFNLCQVMRAKGLLYDTINVQVEEQVVIFLYAIGHNVKNRVLLHLFGHSGETISRYFNLVLGAVLKLYPVLLKPPSTITHERIAGNYKSFYPYFKDCIGAIDGSHIPAWVPIAQHQTFRDRKGNISQNILAVRDFDMKFTYILSGWEGPTSGSRILDDAIHREGEAKLPVPRGKFYLVDAGFTNQKGVQEEEEWLEQENAVTGENTNEEAEDNDENSDEDSDVDDEDDNFDQDQF, translated from the exons ATGGTTACAGCAGTGGAACAGTATAAGAAACTATTTCTATGTAAAAAACCTTATCGTAATGAGACTCGACGTGGCTCCGTTGAGACACAACGAATCATTGGACATACTGACAAGACATGTCGAAACATGATAAGAATGAGTCGAAAGGCGTTCTTTAACCTATGTCAAGTGATGCGTGCCAAGGGTCTTTTGTATGATACAATTAATGTTCAAGTTGAGGAACAAgtggttatttttttatatgcaaTCGGTCACAATGTTAAGAACCGCGTCCTCTTACATTTGTTTGGGCATTCAGGTGAAACTATCAGTCGGTATTTTAATCTTGTTTTGGGAGCAGTTCTCAAATTGTACCCGGTATTGTTGAAGCCTCCAAGTACCATAACACATGAGCGAATAGCAGGTAACTATAAGAGCTTTTACCCTTACTTCAAGGATTGCATTGGAGCCATAGATGGATCACATATCCCTGCATGGGTACCAATTGCTCAACATCAAACATTTCGTGATAGGAAGGGAAATATATCGCAAAATATCCTAGCAGTTCgtgattttgatatgaagttCACATATATACTTTCTGGTTGGGAAGGACCAACATCTGGTTCACGAATATTAGATGATGCCATTCACAGAGAAGGTGAGGCAAAACTACCAGTTCCTAGAGGTAAATTCTATCTTGTAGATGCAGGGTTTACAAACCAGAAGGG TgttcaagaagaagaggaatggcTTGAACAGGAGAATGCAGTTACAGGTGAGAATACtaatgaagaagcagaagacaatGATGAAAATAGTGATGAGGATTCTGAcgttgatgatgaagatgataacTTTGATCAAGATCAATTCTGA
- the LOC122060141 gene encoding uncharacterized protein LOC122060141, which produces MTYDWGQCRNHYRIWKARLKSLVDLQKNSGVGWNDHEKRFDVPQHMWNEFKKKEQRFWKEHKVLPIHLQLVEWLRNEIATRAGSSHPSDAVNEDQPYNPVPIDEEIRLDNYDAIDDNVGESAHYTPNASSSRSRGRPSSGVTSKEKKKKGGAEKVSSPLKVIANAIVEMAKQDPRKEFAKNLCIEIDALPGVEFDKKLRAKQFFMQHKELPPIFLNANEADKPKVFEHYMKNIEDGGQD; this is translated from the exons ATGACATATGACTGGGGACAGTGCCGTAATCACTACAGGATATGGAAAGCAAGGTTGAAGTCGCTTGTTGACTTGCAAAAAAATAGTGGAGTGGGTTGGAATGACCATGAGAAGCGGTTTGATGTACCACAACACATGTGGAATGAATTCAAG aaaaaagagcAAAGATTTTGGAAAGAGCATAAAGTGCTTCCTATTCACCTACAACTTGTTGAATGGCTGCGTAATGAAATTGCCACCAGAGCTGGATCTTCACACCCATCCGATGCAGTCAATGAGGACCAGCCTTACAATCCAGTGCcaattgatgaagaaattaGGTTGGACAATTATGATGCTATTGATGATAATGTTGGTGAAAGTGCCCATTATACTCCCAATGCAAGTAGCAGTCGTTCCCGTGGTAGGCCTAGTTCAGGGGTAACaagtaaagagaagaagaagaaaggaggtgcaGAGAAGGTTAGTAGTCCTTTGAAGGTGATAGCCAATGCAATTGTGGAGATGGCCAAGCAAGACCCTCGGAAGGAATTTGCAAAAAACTTATGTATTGAGATTGATGCACTTCCAGGAGTTGAGTTTGATAAAAAATTGCGTGCTAAACAATTCTTCATGCAACATAAGGAATTGCCTCCCATCTTCTTGAATGCCAATGAGGCAGATAAGCCTAAGGTGTTTGAACACTACATGAAGAATATCGAAGATGGTGGTCAAGATTGA